Proteins co-encoded in one Bombus pyrosoma isolate SC7728 linkage group LG4, ASM1482585v1, whole genome shotgun sequence genomic window:
- the LOC122567147 gene encoding centromere/kinetochore protein zw10 homolog, which translates to MTSFLTDVLITAGKLEKVNLHEKISEIQKEITKLKYDVKDFMDDNYVEFTSKLTKDQHLVSKGEKLLEEMNALQKKIDSQVKIELSGSTKELKTLSQALKESNIMLQLSNQLLTLHEYIKSVKNYQEEKRYVDAAETLCHMQTILYDPQTDLRDLDIYTAIEQEYLNLYTSFLSDTSSLLHERICWTGVDDKDAKTVTLSVKNEADDMQDLIHGLHRIDNLSSHLHKFSVTLMNHMISPIINDDCSVYVIDEKMFTVEILNRKKLPGYKSVLYNLELLFKFLYQHFQFTIHDDRTFLKEIQPHLLERLSTSLKDDCISRITPTSSADLKNFTPIVQAINDFQYFLVKIGFITNDQLFLSEYTKNIDKLLIRKICQDLLAKARTIMKKDLHDCITYEPQKPLEFPEDTYDYNEIKAYKKLSDDTFQLPKCQISTSARETLNLARYILDEACNSSDTCAMQLFYTCRNVFEMYAGLVPEHHRKFLETIPQQVAMFHNNCMYLAHHLLTLGHEYRDKLPESLHNLNLTFADQVLVLRDVGSSCFLEHMKYQRNIIFDILKESGLSALGQTSELHPSTERAMRQCIRQLELLKTVWVDVLPVNIYCRAVGCIMNSMIEDLIIRVISVEDIPADVATELVTLFNMIVKRAPQIFPVHQKIHQHVRKWEKFLELIHVLGASLKEIEVRWDNGKGPLAREFTAPQVKQLIRALFQNTERRSNLLASIK; encoded by the exons ATGACATCATTTTTAACTGATGTACTGATCACAGCGG gaaaattggaaaaagtcAATTTACATGAAAAGATATCAGaaatacagaaagaaataacgaaattaaaatacgatgTCAAAGATTTTATGGATGATAATTATGTCGAGTTTACGTCGAAACTCACAAAAGATCAGCATTTGGTatcgaaaggagaaaaattacTCGAAGAAATGAATGCATTGCAAAAGAAGATAGATAGTCAG GTTAAGATAGAATTATCTGGTTCtacgaaagaattaaaaactcTCTCTCAAGCGTTAAAGGAATCAAACATAATGTTGCAACTTTCCAATCAACTCTTAACTCTACATGAATACATAAAGTCTGTAAAAAATTaccaagaagaaaaacgatacGTGGATGCGGCTGAAACATTATGCCACATGCAAACCATTTTATATGATCCGCAAACGGATTTACGCGATCTTGATATTTACACGGCGATCGaacaagaatatttaaatctgtATACTTCATTTTTGTCCGATACGTCATCGTTATTGCACGAGCGAATATGTTGGACTGGCGTCGACGATAAAGACGCAAAGACTGTAACATTGAGCGTAAAAAATGAGGCGGACGACATGCAGGATTTAATTCACGGTTTGCACCGTATCGATAATCTTTCGAGTCATCTGCATAAATTCTCAGTGACGCTTATGAATCACATGATTAGTCCGATTATCAATGATGATTGTTCTGTATATGTAATTGACGAAAAAATGTTCACCGtcgaaatattaaacagaaagaaattacCCGGTTACAAAAGTGTGCTCTACAATTTGGAATTGTTGTTTAAGTTTCTTTatcaacattttcaatttacaatacACGATGATCGAACATTCCTGAAAGAAATACAACCTCATCTGCTCGAACGATTATCAACATCGTTAAAGGATGATTGTATTTCGCGAATTACGCCAACATCGAGCGCCgacttaaaaaatttcacacCCATTGTTCAAGCCATCAATGATTTTCAGTATTTCTTGGTCAAAATTG gtTTTATTACAAACGATCAACTCTTTTTATCAGAATATACGAAGAATATTGACAAgctattaataagaaaaatttgtcagGATTTATTAGCGAAAGCGCGAACCATTATGAAGAAAGATTTACATGATTGCATTACATACGAGCCGCAG AAGCCACTTGAATTCCCAGAAGATACATACGATTATAACGAGATAAAGgcgtataaaaaattaagtgaCGATACGTTTCAGCTTCCTAAATGTCAAATAAG cACCAGCGCGAGAGAAACATTAAATCTCGCGAGATATATCTTGGATGAAGCTTGTAATAGTTCGGATACCTGTGCTATGCAGCTATTTTATACTTGTAGAAATGTTTTTGAAATGTACGCAGGATTGGTACCTGAACACCACcgaaaatttttagaaacaatACCGCAGCAAGTCG CTATGTTTCATAACAATTGCATGTATCTCGCGCATCACCTGCTCACATTGGGACACGAGTATAGGGACAAATTACCAGAATCCTTGCATAATCTTAATTTAACTTTCGCGGATCAAGTATTAGTATTGAGAGACGTCGGATCATCCTGCTTTTTAGAGCACATGAAGTAccaacgaaatattatttttgatattcttAAAGAATCTG gTTTATCCGCTTTGGGTCAAACTTCCGAATTACATCCCAGTACTGAACGTGCAATGAGACAGTGCATTAGACAGctggaattattaaaaacagttTGGGTAGATGTGTTACCTGTGAATATTTACTGTAGAGCTGTAG gaTGCATTATGAACTCGATGATCGAAGACTTAATAATCCGAGTGATATCTGTTGAAGACATTCCCGCTGATGTTGCTACCGAATTGGTAACATTGTTTAATATGATCGTTAAGCGTGCACCACAAATATTCCCG GTTCATCAAAAGATTCATCAACATGTTAGAAAGTGGGAGAAATTTTTAGAACTGATTCACGTTCTGGGTGCATCACTGAAAGAAATCGAAGTAAGATGGGATAACGGTAAAGGACCACTCGCGCGAGAATTTACAGCACCCCAggttaaacaattaattagaGCGCTATTTCAAAATACCGAACGCAGATCAAATTTATTAGCtagtataaaataa
- the LOC122567155 gene encoding RNA-binding protein Rsf1-like, translated as MTPEGYTRVYVGGLNESIKKEDLQTEFEKYGKLNKVWVAFNPPGFAFIEFLNMNEAELACSSMNGTEIMGAKLRVEISRGRGRGGGRGGMGGFRGSRGGAARGYGSAASIAFNYRGNNMYADYGGYYAGKGGGSRSRDYYGEDYMTNRASGYVTRDGYTQDVYNSGDPNADYYTNKGTGTSRYRSRSPAGRGSHRHLRECT; from the exons ATGACACCAGAAGGGTATACGCGCGTTTATGTTGGCGGATTAAACGAAAGCATTAAAAAGGAAGATCTCCAGACAGAATTCGAAAAGTACGGCAAGCTTAACAAAGTTTGGGTTGCATTTAACCCGCCAGGTTTTgcatttatcgaatttttaaatatgaacgAGGCAGAGCTTGCTTGCAGCAGTATGAATGGCACAGAGATTATGGGTGCTAAGTTGAGGGTGGAAATTTCACGGGGTAGAGGTCGTGGTGGAGGTAGGGGTGGTATGGGAGGATTCAGAGGAAGTCGAGGTGGTGCAGCTAGGGGCTATGGGTCTGCTGCCTCCATCGCATTCAATTACAGAGGAAATAATATGTATGCAGATTATGGAGGTTATTATGCAGGCAAGGGTGGTGGAAGTAGGAGTAGAGACTACTACGGAGAAGATTATATGACCAATCGTGCCAGTGGGTATGTTACGCGAGATGGATATACGCAAGATGTCTATAATAGCGGAGATCCAAATGCTGATTATTATACCAACAAAGGCACTGGCACATCGAGGTATCGAAGTCGTTCCCCAGCTGGTCGTGGCAG TCATCGTCATCTTCGTGAATGCACATAA